Genomic segment of Centropristis striata isolate RG_2023a ecotype Rhode Island chromosome 21, C.striata_1.0, whole genome shotgun sequence:
ccaaacttttggcctgtagtgtaggaccgtgcacttcaccagatatgatgaaactgcaattttaaatatgtttacagtgcagtaacttaccatatttcatgctgaaatgcatgtataacagtataaataggaatacaaaaggcatgaaggaaataagaaataaccacttactgtcatttcttcagtcagtgcaagaacagcagaccaacattaattacaagaagtaattttgtgcatttttacactgcacttttaagatttcatgctcaaatgcatgtagttgtactgagggccacttcaagtgagggtgcgggccatatgcggcccccgggcctccagttgcccatccctggtctatgtagtatttgtgtgtctttgtgtgtgtcacatACAAGATGTGTCCACTCTGTCCCTTTCCAGTTCTCCACAGAAGCTGAAGTTGGattgtgcatgtgtttgctttCACAAGTAACTAGTGTTGGCTTTGTGCTGCAGTTAAAAAGTAGGAATTTACCCACATTCCAAAAAACTGTCCCGCTGCCAAGTCATGTTCTCAAACAACACAGGACCTATAAACTATAACTAGATCCAGAAATTTTAGATTACCTGGTGCCAACAAGGGCCCCTCTGTTGCATGAGACCAACCAGGCACTTGTACTGTACACAGTGTACTTTTTCACAGTAAGTACCCCTTCTATAGCTGGTATAGTTGTTAGTGAACACTTTTGTTTGGAGCATCCAGTATGTCTCAGAGGTGAAATAAATGTTTGGCATCTCTGAGTGACTCTGCACACACTGAGGTCCAACTCTTTTCCAGTGATAAACAAATCAGTTCTGCTTAAAGCCAAACGGCCTGATGAGTTGTTCAGAAGGTTTTCCGACTTAGAAATGCTGCTTTTGTGTTCACAGGCCCCCTGGGAGGTGGAGGACAAGAAGCCCCCACCGGAGTGGCCCATGGAGGGGAACGTGAAGTTCCACGACTACAGCGTTCGGTACCGAGAGGGACTGGACCTCGTTCTCAAGAACCTCACGCTGAACGTCAAAGGGGGAGAGAAGGTAGGGAGGGTGTGTTGAGGGGAACGCTCGGTAATGTTGGGTCAACAGGTTCACTCACAGCTTCGTGTGTGTCTGTACAGATCGGCATCGTGGGTCGAACAGGAGCCGGCAAGTCCTCCATGACGCTCTGCCTCTTCAGGCTGctggaagctgcagcaggagagatCACCATCGACGAGGTGAAGATTTCTGAGATAGGCCTGCACGACCTGAGGTCCAAACTTACCATCATTCCACAGGTAAACAACACATTcacactagggatgggcattgaCTTTCCAATATTccaatagtcattaaatcataaaaaatcaaatggttcatcatatctggaagaaaaaaaaagttgcattactggtgccttctgcacgggggcagcgtagcatttgataatacagtgtggcgggctagatgccaagctgtagaagaagaaacaaacagaggagagggtgattgtgaattaacggcatcgctaactgtgcacagagtgtctggtgcttgttgtaaacaaacagagatcgctaagtgaacacctcctgcagcagcagcacatacacactgtactgctacagagctaactgttagcttgtCCACGGGGGccggtggctcgttaagaagagtaagaacgagtctccaaaagtctccaataacaccagaaaaagtcgctggatttgtcgccagttgctttcttgaaaagTAGTTGCAAAGGGgatctgaaaagttgctaaatttagcaacaaagttgggaagGTGGGAGCACTGCTTCACCGGTGGGAAGGGGAGGTGGTTATTATCGAATATTAATCGATTAGTACCCCACGATTATCGGATAGTAGTTTTGCCTGAAATGCACATCCCTAATTCATATTTCCATCAAGACCAGTGAGAGAAAACATTAAACTCGACAGATGCCTAACTCTAACCTATTTCTTTAAAAGGTTgccaaaaaaaactgtttatcatataaactgtaaaaactattATCGTCAAAATTTGAACTAGTCCTTGAAAGGATTATAGGTTACGAAGGTTTCtgttacaaaaagaaaacaacaaaaaaaaagcataaaattgtgatatttctgtcaaattcactttattctttggtctcatttaaaaccaaaaataaaccatctggaataactagatcctgttaaaaacattaaattctgctcctcagcgacactgtgaagccatgattgattctactgagaccaacggtcatctgacaaatattaactgaaaGTCAGACAGAACTACAGACTTTTTACACGGAGCTGAGTGGAGAGTGCATTTCAGGCTACTGTTCGATAATTATGGGGTACTAATCgattaatattcaaatattaGATAATAACCCACCCCCACCGGCGAAGCAGTCTTCCCATCTCccaaatttagcaacttttcagacccccttagtgactttttttcaagaaaacgactggagacaaatacagagactccttcttactcttcttagcaAGCCTCTGGCTCGATTaaaagagccgccgttagcggcagttagctacagttagcggcagttagctacagttagctctgtagcagtacagtgtgtatgtgctgctgcaggaggtgttcacttagtgatctctgtttgtttacaacaagcaccagacactctgtgcacagttagcgatgccgttaattcacaatcactatgtttatgactATTCAGTGGAGACTGCTGACGTTgtacacagttagcgacggtgaaaaccatatatcacctccagagtctctaaaccCCTCTGGgggtatgtatgtatgtatgtatgtatgtatgtatgtatgtatgtatctatctatctatctatctatctatctatctatctatctatctatctatctatctatctatctatctatctatctatctatctatctatctatctatctatctatctatctatctatctatctatctatctatctatctatccctACTATACAGCAGTGCTTTGaagcttcttttctttttttcaattcaattattGCCATGTTGAGCAAAACCCGCAAAATGCAGAATTTCTCTCAGCTGTTTTGTATGTGGTTGTGTGTTATCTTCCATGCCCACAAAGTCTTTTGTCTGCCACAGGAACCTGTGCTGTTTGCAGGCACACTGAAGATGAACCTGGACCCCTTCGAAAAGTACAGTGATGAAGAGGTGTGGAGGGCTCTGGAACATTCTCACCTCCACAAGTTTGTCAGTAACCAGCCGGCAAAACTGGAGCTGGAGTgctcagagggaggagagaacCTCAGGTAGCTTCACAGGGAAAGACACAGTAAAGCAGCATCTGAAAGAAGAGTTGGAGTTCAGCTGTGTTTCATGTGATGTTGTATTTACAGTGTGGGTCAGAGGCAGCTGGTGTGTTTGGCTCGAGCTCTCCTGAGGAAGACGAGGATCCTCATCCTGGACGAAGCTACAGCTGCTATCGACCTGGAGACGGATGATCTCATCCAGTCCACCATTCGGACTCAGTTTGAAGACTGCACAGTCTTTACCATCGCTCACAGACTCAACACCATCATGGATTACACAAGGTGGGACATAATTTAATCATTAGCtttgacaaataaaatctattttattagTGTGGTTGCATGAGGTAGTCCATATCAATGTGTTCTTCTACAGTTATTACCTAACTGCTGTAGACACACTGAtatgtacctcatacaacccaacCTCTAAAAATATGAACTATCCCTTACAAACTGTTCAGTAAACTATTAAATGTATTAAGTTTCCTACTCATTTACCATAGGAAATCATTCCCAAAAGATACCACCATCGTGGCTCTTTCCTGTCtgaattaagtcattatttaggTCATCATCACGGTCTGAATTATAAGAAACACACTTTTGCAATAAATCATACCAGTAATGCAAATTGAATTTGATGATATAAGGTGTAATTTACGCTTAATGTGTCTGAAGATGCATTTGTTGTGAAAAGTATGCAGGCCTTTTAAATGACTcagtctctcctgtctcctcacAGAGTGCTGGTGTTGGACAAGGGACAGATAGCAGAGTTTGACACGCCTACAAACCTCCTATCACAGAGAGGAATCTTCTACGGCATGGCTAAAGATGCAGGACTGACACAGTAGTACGGCCCTTTGTCCCCATGTTACAGACCAGAGCTCAGTTCAGTCTGACTCAGCATTTCAAACCTGGCAGTGAAACTGAAGAGTACCTTTAACGTGCACTTGGTATTGTTTTCAGGGAACTTACTGCTGGTTTTGAATTAAGCCTGAACTCCTTCACAGACTTAGATCATTTAGCAGCTGCTGTGTTTGTCTAAACCCCATCAGGACATTAACATACTTAAGTTTCTGGCACTGACTGTATTGTCCTCGTGGCAAACACCGTCCCTATGGCATCTAAATAGGAGAAACAAGCCATATGTGCAGATGCTAGCTGATCCAAGTCTGTTCTATAGTGCCTTCTGCCAGTGGGATGAAGAAAGTCAGTGAATGTATCATTTTGTAATCGGCTgtctgttgcaaaaaaaaaaaaaaaaaaggaggaacttttttattttattttttctacaaagaaaaaaatactgtgcCACTGTACTTTCCTCATAAGAAATAATATACACTTTGTGATAAACCCACTTATTTTTGTACTGTACCATTATTTAAGCTACTTTTTAAAGAATTGTTTAATCTAGGGAAGTTTGCTCAGTTAAATATGTGATTCTTTTGTGAACCAAATCTATAAAAACTTGAATTCTGTACTACCAAAATATGGACTATGATAATGCCTTTTAATAAAAGGAAGAACAATGTTTGTGTGCTGTCTGGGTGTATTTAAACTCAAGGAAATTCAATTACTCATTATTAGATTTAAAGGTAACCTGATGCTGCCAGATAGATTGTTTAACTGTTTCTATTTAGACTTGCAAAATATGTTTCATATAACAGCATTAGGTCAAATGTCTTATTAGTTTAAGTGGGATAAAGTACACAGTTCCCAGTTTACACAGATATGTACACACAGATATGTAaaatacacggttgcccatgaagttggaataaaatattttttacctctttccatgaaatgattgtgacaattgttgggaattaaggatctctcttttatgaataaatgatgaccttgcacagggcgtcaaatatgtaaataaaagggcgttatcataaattgctatccctcccataaggatatcaaatatgtaaggatgaacctgagcaacactttgtgtgaatctcacagttcaaaagtgtgtttagatggctataagaagtaataattatcataaataattattaaatataagaaattatatgacatgatttgctctaagtcagCTTGTTGGgggtaaaacagagaaaaatatagccaattcacctaaatcagtcactacactatcaatttggaacaatGATTATAAATTAtgcatataattataatcaaattaccttattaatagttagtaatggttgaaggaatcgtgaatttttacacagcagaggccagcatattgttcataatgtacaacattaaatagacagcatttataatcaaaaaggtatttattctaaaaacaagtaaagcaaataaaagcacacatctataaacTACAGTTCTACAAAGAATCTAGGCTTACAAAAGAGaagagacgtgtgtgtgtgtgtgtgtgtgtgtgtgtgtgtgaagctcaTCACATGAAGGGTCGTAAAACTCAAGCTGTGAAGCGATGCCTGGCCTTTCGTCTATGTGAGAGCTGCAAAACTGTTTTTGGTTACagccaatttaaagtatattatgtATAGGTCAGTGTGTGAACAAATCAAAGGTTAGTACAGTTAGTTGCAAATAAGACTGACTTTCtttataaagcaagattaacatacaactttgaatGATGTAACAcgaatatcacataaatatacttaaaaacacatataaaccaaataattaattatactaaaactaaaagtccttgctgattgatTATCTAAGCCCGGTTACATTACTCACGATCCAGTTGAAAAGAGgggtgtagaacctgataatgtaataaattcccgataatgtaataaccctgataatgtaatgaaaatctgcacttgagttcattgaaaatgtaataaaaactgataatgtaataacttcccgataatgtaataaagtgcatttcacaataatgtaatacactttttaccaataatgtaataaagtataacattaatgggaggttatttcattatcaggttagccttcatttcgcaagtcctgataatgtaataattccacaatattgtaaaaatttaagcagcaggtgatgaagcaccaccattggccagtagtgatggtgagtggaccaggagaggagcattcccgtCTGGGGCCAAACCAGATCCACGgtagtgagaccagcaggagtgatgccgagcaggaccacagctcgacaccctgtgaaagagcaagtactctgggaaaataaaagcttgtgtcatgtattatttggacatcagagagagagagaaagagggccccaatgtatcgtgtcccccgacacattgggcctatagcggcagaACTAGGGGCTGAtccaaggcaggcctcggccagccctaactataggctttgtcaaagaggaaagttttaagtttactcttgaataaagagagggtactgagactgggagatgattccacaagagaggagcttgataactgaaggctctggctcccagtctagttttaaggactttaggaaccacaagtaacatagaattttgggaacatagtgctctagaagggtaatatggcactatgaggtctttaagatatgatggtgcctgaccatttagagctttgtaagtgagaagaaggattttaaactaaattctggattttacagggagccagtgcagcgaagctagaacaggagaaatatgatctcttttcttggttcttgtcagtacacgagctgcagcattttggactaactgaagagttttcagggatttattggagcagccagagggtaaggaattacagtaatctaaacTTGAAGTAgcaaaagcatgaactaatttttctgcatccttttgagacaggatgtgtctaatttttgtaatattacataggtgaaaaaaatgctgttttatatgggagttaaatgacagatcctgatcaaagatatcTCCAagattccttatggtggtattggaggccagggtaatgccatcaatgctaattaagtctttagataatgagtttcggaggtgtttgggtcccagcacaatcacttccgttttttccgagtttaacattaggaagttgtggaccatccaggtttttatgtctttataaaaggaacccagaatgtgtacatcgTATGATAGtctaattgtgcaataaaagcttgtgtgtgtgtgtgtgtgtgtgtgtgtgtgtgtgtgtgtgtgtgtgtataaatatacatattttatttttttattttttttaaaacataattctcactgtgctgcactttcaaaataaaaaaagaattgtgcacaaaaatgagaaatgtcattgtcgtacaaaaataattgttattgtaagtaagtctcattgtttcaatcaatgtttttgtatctttcaaatatacttcaatgatatttaaaaaaaaaaaagctaaaataaaggttttgaatgcttaaacaTAATCTTTATTACAATGATGTATGTGAATGTAATGAtacatttataatgatgaacgactgaacaattcttacctattttttgttcaaacaatatctcattgtacacaaaaggaacccagaatgtgtacatcgTATGATAGtctaattgtgcaataaaagcttgtgtgtgtgtgtgtgtgtgtgtgtgtgtgtgtgtgtgtgtgtgtataaatatacatattttatttttttattttttttaaaacataattctcactgtgctgcactttcaaaataaaaagaattgtgcacaaaaatgagaaatgtcattgtagtacaaaaataattgttattgtaagtaagtctcattgtttcaatcaatgtttttgtatctttcAAATATACttcatcattataaatgtaTCATTACATTCACATACATCATTGTaataaaaattatgtttaagcattcaaaacctttattttagctttttttttttttaaatatcattgaACGACTGAACAATTCTTacgtattttttgttcaaacaatatctcattgtacacaaaaggaacccagaatgtgtacatcgTATGATAGtctaattgtgcaataaaagcttgtgtgtgtgtgtgtgtgtgtgtgtgtgtatatatatatatatatatatatatatatattttattttttttaaaacataattctcactgtgctgcactttcaaaataaaaagaattgtgcacaaaaatgagaaatgtgattgtagtacaaaaataattattgtaagtaagtctcattgtttcaatcaatgtttttgtatctttcaaatatacttcaatgatatttaaaaaaaaaaaaagctaaaataaaggttttgaatgcttaaatataatctttgcagttttttaatgtgcccctttgattaaacactggcccctccttggcctcCACAGTagaattggtctagaaccgccactgaacccaagattcacctgtggtacgaTCACAACAgcatgtgatttattcttgacaaataaagtgtatatcttctcaaaaccttattaatcaatctcttccacacatcacaatgaaaatgaaaacacaacagaggattgtgtctgaaaacatttttttccaactttatgtgCAACCATGTAtaccataaataaaaaaaagaaactaaatgagtATGTAATTATTCCTGTCAGCCACTAGAGTGCAGTCACAGCCAATCAGGGATCTATTAGAAGCCCCTCTGTCTCCATCCCATTCACTAAGACCCAGGGTGCATTCCAATACTCATACTAACATACTATTTAGGATGCCAATACATACAGTAGTATGCCAAAGGCAGTATGTCAAAAATACAGAGATATCCTTCTGCATGCCAATGCATTTCATAGTAAGAAAtgtcacattgttttgttttatttttattcaccaATTAGTGCATACACATGTAAACAATCTGGACATACTAACAAATACGGAGGTAATATTAGATGCGGATGATTGACAAAACATAAAAGGACACAtaacattgaaaaataaaataatttgtggaaaaaaaaaacaggtgagTTTGGCAGGATGGTGTTATTCTTtgtttatacatacataaaccAGTGGGGGAATATAATgagttacatttactcaagtactatactgccctacaaagtctaactgcagtaactacatttttggtcaaaattgagttataactaaaaatgaaccccttgatgtctgaaataaagcaaaatttaaatctaaaactgtgttacaatataaaacagaaataattatataaaaaccacaaaatccaactcaaaaccaagcagtagttgccttaccacagtctgcttcggatagtgatgaagtaaaaaaaagacataaaattatattaagactaaaatataacatttctttataatattcaaatacacaaatctttgaatagagttgtgaaACGCTTTAAAATACTGTCATGAACCGCTCATAgatcatgacaaaaacaagggagaccacacatttattcaagttataagaaaataatgtttatttaattcactgaaaacacaaagaaacgtaattatgtgagtcagtatttcagtggtgaggtgtgtgcatgcatgcaatgTGGTGAAATGCAGGTGTATAAGCTGAAAGTAACTaccaaactaaacaaaaccaactaaaCTAGACCAAACCAACTAAAACAAACCAAGGTGGtggctgtggaggagagagagctgAGACCTCAGCTCCTCTATATAGCCTCAGTGATTGAGACTGGATTCAGGTGTGCTtctccagcctcctccagcctctgcagactggaggagtggcCTGACCTGTGGCCCCTcctacaaaagaagacaaatacaaaatgccacaacacacagagagggagggggcggctgtggctcagttggtagagtcggatggcccccaaccgaagggttggtggttcgatcccagactgtcgaagtatccttgagtaagatactgaaccccaaattgcccccgatgctgtgttcatcggtgtgtgtgaatgaattcccaatggtggcaggtgggaccgtttagggtagcctctgccaccagtatgaatgtgtgtgtgaaagggtgaatgagcgcagtctgtagtgtaaagcgctttgagtggtcgaaaagcactatataagtgcaggtccatttaccatttacaatacacttcaacaaaatcaatttaaaaatgtttattcactgaaaacaaaatataaaaggtgAAAGAAGACAACGACATTGTTACTGCACCctgtttatcatcactattagaaccttttccAGCAAAACctgagtgcagtaactacatttttggggtcaaaggtcaaataaatcatcatgatttttttagtgtaaaaaattacatcatcaattcatgtagaaataagtgtcatatcacttatctatcAAAAGACCATTTGGTTGGCCagttaaaacaagttaaaacatttttacagcagtttttctcagtttcaccttttgtgtagttactgcagttagacttttgagtagaaatactcaagtacacgTACTgcaaaattgtactcaagtattCTGCCCTAGaatacttgagtacaattttgcAGTAcgtgtacttgagtatttccattttatgtagaattatacattttgaggcaaatgtactttttactctactacattcacctgacagctttagttaaatggtaaatggagtgcacctATAttgcgcttttatccaaagagctttacactactcattcacccgttcacacacacacactggtgggTGAGGCTATCCTAAAGTGTTCCACCTGCCACTATTGGGAATCCATTCATACACTGGTGAAcgcatttggggttcagtatcaaGGGTATTTAGACATgcag
This window contains:
- the abcc3 gene encoding ATP-binding cassette sub-family C member 3 isoform X3, which codes for MDAHFLRFYVATSRQLKRLESVSRSPIYSHFSETITGSSVIRAYGRHSAFVLMSDMKVDENQKSYYPGIVSNRWLGVRIEFIGNCIVLFAAMFAVTGKDNLNPGLVGLSVSYALQVTMSLNWMVRMTSDLESNIVAVERVKEYSETKTEAPWEVEDKKPPPEWPMEGNVKFHDYSVRYREGLDLVLKNLTLNVKGGEKIGIVGRTGAGKSSMTLCLFRLLEAAAGEITIDEVKISEIGLHDLRSKLTIIPQEPVLFAGTLKMNLDPFEKYSDEEVWRALEHSHLHKFVSNQPAKLELECSEGGENLSVGQRQLVCLARALLRKTRILILDEATAAIDLETDDLIQSTIRTQFEDCTVFTIAHRLNTIMDYTRVLVLDKGQIAEFDTPTNLLSQRGIFYGMAKDAGLTQ